In Microcoleus sp. bin38.metabat.b11b12b14.051, a single genomic region encodes these proteins:
- a CDS encoding RNA-binding protein gives MSIYVGNLSYEVTQEHLSQTFGEYGTVKRIQLPADRETGRMRGFAFVEMSTEAEETAAIEALDGAEWMGRDLKVNKAKPREERGSSNSGNWGNNDRSSRRY, from the coding sequence ATGTCTATCTATGTCGGCAATTTATCCTACGAAGTAACGCAGGAGCACCTCAGCCAGACTTTTGGAGAGTACGGCACAGTAAAGCGCATTCAATTGCCTGCTGACCGCGAAACAGGCCGGATGCGTGGCTTCGCTTTCGTAGAAATGTCTACTGAAGCCGAAGAAACCGCAGCGATTGAGGCTCTTGACGGTGCTGAGTGGATGGGTCGCGACCTCAAGGTCAACAAGGCAAAACCCCGTGAAGAACGTGGTTCTTCCAACAGCGGTAACTGGGGCAACAACGACCGCTCTTCTCGCCGCTACTAA
- the rimM gene encoding ribosome maturation factor RimM (Essential for efficient processing of 16S rRNA), with protein sequence MSEWIEIGTIVAAQGLCGEVRVYPDSDFPERFIEPGKRWILRPKKTEPEPIEFLGGRYIPGKGLYVVEVEGVEDRDGAEALRGCKLLIEKGSRPYLEPDEFYVQDLIGMEVFNQLTGEILGKVSDIIPAGNDLLEVETNLTAPEPVAPELSKPKRPETPTANADPRNTRKPRKIKVKEPKSTKILIPFVQEIVPIVDLEKGRLEIVPPPGLLDDI encoded by the coding sequence ATGTCTGAGTGGATAGAAATCGGTACAATTGTAGCGGCTCAAGGTTTATGCGGGGAAGTGCGAGTTTATCCCGATTCTGATTTTCCGGAAAGGTTTATTGAGCCGGGGAAGCGGTGGATTTTGCGCCCTAAAAAAACTGAACCGGAGCCGATCGAGTTTTTGGGCGGCCGCTACATTCCGGGCAAAGGGTTGTATGTTGTAGAGGTGGAGGGTGTGGAAGACCGCGATGGGGCTGAGGCGCTGCGGGGCTGCAAGTTGTTAATCGAAAAGGGATCTCGACCTTACCTCGAACCTGATGAGTTTTACGTCCAAGATTTGATCGGTATGGAAGTGTTTAACCAGTTAACCGGCGAAATCTTGGGTAAAGTAAGTGATATTATTCCCGCGGGTAACGACCTTTTAGAAGTAGAAACAAATTTAACAGCGCCGGAACCTGTCGCCCCTGAACTGTCCAAGCCAAAACGGCCGGAAACTCCCACAGCAAACGCTGACCCCAGAAATACCCGCAAACCTCGAAAAATCAAAGTTAAAGAGCCTAAATCAACTAAAATTTTGATTCCTTTTGTACAAGAGATTGTGCCAATTGTTGACTTGGAGAAAGGCAGACTTGAAATTGTGCCGCCTCCTGGTTTGTTGGACGATATCTAG
- a CDS encoding phosphate-starvation-inducible PsiE family protein — MLKKLFRQISKLGSDENFLHFTENVEVIISKILSLAMIVVIIVSVCDLLIFLSKELFDDHETFLLKDTLFVIFGLFLNVLIALEILENITAYLKKHVIQVELVIVTSLIAVSRKIIILDLEKKTAADLIGLAAAIFALSISYLMVRYSNKVKD; from the coding sequence ATGCTGAAAAAACTATTTAGACAAATTTCTAAGTTAGGCAGTGATGAAAACTTTCTGCATTTTACAGAAAATGTAGAAGTCATAATATCAAAAATTCTCTCACTAGCGATGATTGTAGTAATTATCGTCAGTGTTTGCGATTTATTGATTTTTTTATCAAAAGAATTATTCGATGACCACGAAACTTTTTTATTAAAAGATACGTTATTTGTCATATTTGGGTTGTTTTTAAATGTGTTAATTGCCCTGGAAATCTTAGAAAATATCACAGCTTATCTAAAAAAGCACGTAATTCAAGTAGAGCTAGTTATTGTAACTTCTTTGATAGCAGTATCTCGAAAAATCATCATTCTTGACCTAGAAAAGAAAACCGCAGCGGACTTGATTGGTTTGGCCGCAGCCATTTTCGCTCTTTCCATCAGTTACTTGATGGTGCGGTACTCAAATAAAGTAAAAGATTAA
- a CDS encoding response regulator transcription factor, translated as MRILIVEDDPMMQLGLEQVLADSPEIEIVGQAEDGYLGVAAALKLKPDMIVMDIGLPRLDGIAATQQIKAQLPEVRVVMLTSHTAETEIIAALSSGADAYCIKGASIDRLLAAIAAAAEGATYLDPQIARTVIEHLKPPIPASTTTFGQLSQRELEVLRLMVEGNSNPEIAAALYLSPNTIKTHVRGIMNKLAVDDRVQAAVVALRTGLV; from the coding sequence ATGAGAATTTTAATTGTTGAAGACGATCCGATGATGCAACTGGGATTAGAGCAAGTTTTAGCCGATTCCCCAGAAATAGAAATAGTAGGACAAGCAGAAGACGGTTATTTAGGAGTAGCAGCGGCACTGAAACTCAAACCTGATATGATTGTGATGGATATCGGTTTGCCGCGACTCGATGGCATAGCAGCGACGCAGCAAATTAAAGCGCAACTGCCGGAAGTTAGAGTTGTAATGTTAACTTCTCATACCGCAGAAACTGAAATTATTGCTGCTCTTTCTAGCGGTGCTGATGCTTATTGTATTAAAGGTGCTTCCATAGACAGGCTGTTAGCGGCGATTGCGGCGGCTGCTGAGGGTGCTACATATCTTGACCCTCAAATTGCGCGGACTGTGATCGAACACCTCAAACCCCCGATTCCTGCTTCTACAACTACTTTTGGTCAGTTGTCACAGCGGGAATTGGAGGTGTTAAGATTAATGGTGGAAGGTAACAGCAATCCGGAAATAGCAGCGGCACTTTATTTGAGTCCAAATACTATTAAAACTCACGTTCGCGGTATTATGAATAAGTTGGCTGTGGATGACCGCGTGCAAGCAGCAGTTGTGGCCCTGAGAACTGGTTTGGTCTAA
- a CDS encoding nitrate ABC transporter ATP-binding protein (This model describes the ATP binding subunits of ATP-binding cassette (ABC) transporters for nitrate transport, or for bicarbonate transport, in bacteria and archaea.), which yields MSNPPNPKPNPENMQTVKTPQATTKIQTEKPGFLTIKDVSKVYPNLKEPEKPFVILDGVNLTINEGEFICLIGHSGCGKSTLLNMIAGFNGPTSGEVALAGSRITEPGPDRMVVFQNYSLLPWLTATENIHLGVETVYADKSAEEHDKIVKDNLELVGLTEACNKRPGQLSGGMKQRVAIARALATRPKLLILDEPFGALDPITREELQEELLKIWREYKITIVMITHDIDEALFLSDRIVMMTNGPAASIGEDVHIPFSRPRNRTRMMEDPKYYELRNFALEFLFSRYAHHEEDTTESGIAPVVLPLPASKKPGATADKPMPRVSFVPHAAQPVEASPIKGAVLAVSWLVTMATLAAVNTSAVSSQLKQAKLAETAPAPTASAVVSSPPSPAPIVASPAPITAASPASMASTAPIAATSPASIASPAPITAASPASIASPAPITAASPASIASTAPSATASPASIASPAPSAAASPASIASPAPSAAASPASIASPAPTATGSPAPTATGSPAPTATASTAPSAAATKAPTATASPAAAPKAATSATSGISDKPELDAIGNQLYAQIDQNWKTTPTFTESLTYRVKVKQNGDILQFEPTNKAAKDFVKETPLPILQTPAGAAAGTQKTADFQVTFSPTNGGVFEVKRAK from the coding sequence ATGTCTAATCCCCCAAACCCCAAACCCAATCCTGAAAATATGCAAACTGTAAAAACGCCCCAGGCAACCACAAAAATTCAAACAGAAAAACCAGGTTTTTTGACTATTAAAGATGTATCGAAAGTCTACCCAAATCTTAAAGAACCAGAAAAACCGTTTGTCATTCTCGATGGTGTAAACCTCACAATTAATGAAGGCGAATTTATTTGTTTGATCGGTCACTCCGGCTGCGGCAAATCAACTTTGCTAAACATGATTGCGGGATTCAACGGCCCGACAAGCGGAGAAGTTGCTCTGGCCGGTTCACGGATTACTGAACCAGGCCCCGATCGCATGGTGGTGTTTCAAAACTACTCACTGCTACCCTGGCTGACTGCTACAGAAAACATCCATCTCGGCGTTGAAACTGTTTATGCAGACAAGTCCGCAGAGGAACACGATAAGATCGTCAAGGATAACTTGGAATTAGTCGGACTGACCGAAGCTTGCAACAAAAGACCGGGCCAATTGTCCGGGGGTATGAAACAGCGGGTGGCGATCGCCCGAGCCCTAGCAACTCGCCCCAAACTCTTGATTTTGGACGAACCCTTCGGAGCTCTAGACCCGATTACCCGGGAAGAGTTGCAGGAAGAATTGCTAAAAATCTGGCGCGAGTACAAAATTACGATCGTCATGATTACTCACGATATTGACGAAGCTTTGTTTTTATCCGATCGTATCGTGATGATGACCAACGGCCCGGCAGCTTCGATCGGCGAAGATGTGCACATTCCCTTCAGCCGTCCCCGCAACCGCACGCGGATGATGGAAGACCCGAAATATTACGAACTCCGCAACTTTGCTCTAGAGTTCCTGTTCTCTCGCTACGCGCACCACGAAGAGGATACAACAGAATCGGGGATAGCACCCGTTGTCCTGCCATTACCAGCTAGCAAAAAGCCTGGGGCCACTGCTGACAAGCCCATGCCACGGGTATCCTTTGTGCCTCACGCTGCACAGCCCGTAGAAGCTTCGCCAATCAAAGGCGCAGTCCTGGCAGTTTCGTGGTTGGTAACAATGGCGACTTTAGCTGCTGTCAATACATCTGCTGTTTCCAGCCAGCTCAAGCAAGCGAAACTAGCAGAAACTGCACCGGCGCCAACTGCATCGGCGGTTGTCAGTTCTCCCCCCAGCCCCGCACCAATTGTTGCCAGCCCCGCACCGATTACTGCTGCAAGTCCTGCATCGATGGCTAGCACGGCACCGATTGCTGCTACAAGTCCTGCATCGATCGCCAGCCCAGCACCGATTACTGCTGCAAGTCCTGCATCGATCGCCAGCCCAGCACCGATTACTGCTGCAAGTCCTGCATCGATCGCTAGCACTGCACCGAGTGCGACTGCAAGCCCTGCGTCGATCGCCAGTCCCGCACCAAGTGCTGCTGCAAGTCCTGCGTCGATCGCCAGTCCCGCACCGAGTGCTGCTGCAAGTCCCGCATCGATCGCCAGTCCCGCACCGACTGCGACCGGCAGCCCAGCACCGACTGCGACCGGCAGCCCAGCACCGACTGCGACTGCAAGCACGGCACCGAGTGCGGCTGCAACCAAGGCACCGACTGCGACTGCAAGTCCTGCGGCCGCACCCAAAGCAGCAACCAGTGCCACTTCAGGGATTTCTGACAAACCCGAACTCGATGCGATCGGAAACCAGCTATATGCACAAATTGACCAAAATTGGAAGACAACTCCGACATTTACCGAAAGTTTGACTTATCGAGTCAAAGTTAAACAAAACGGAGATATCTTGCAGTTCGAGCCCACAAATAAAGCAGCTAAAGATTTCGTCAAAGAAACTCCTCTGCCAATTTTGCAAACTCCTGCGGGTGCAGCAGCAGGCACTCAAAAAACTGCTGATTTCCAAGTAACTTTTAGCCCCACCAACGGCGGCGTATTTGAAGTTAAAAGAGCGAAGTAG
- a CDS encoding molybdopterin oxidoreductase family protein translates to METIKTLCPYCGVGCGLEVVADKKQTWKVRGDRNHPSSQGMVCIKGATVTESIRSDRLLHPMMRDTLDQPFRRASWDEALDAIVNRIQTIRCSTGPDALCVYGSGQFATEDYYIAQKLIKGCLGTNNFDANSRLCMSSAVSGYVQSFGSDGPPCCYDDLELTDCAFIIGSNTAECHPIVFNRLAKYHKKHPNVKMVVVDPRRTPTAEAADLHLAIKPGTDIDLLNGIAYLLLRKRAIDPEFIEECTVNFAVFAEVVSSYTPDFVASRCGITVTELETAASYWEQSQRVLSLWSMGINQSSEGTAKVRSLINLHLMTGQIGKPGCGPFSLTGQPNAMGGREAGGLSNLLPGYRLVKNAEHRTQVEEFWGIAPGSISPNPGRSAWDMITGLETGDVELLWIAATNPVVSMPDLERTKAALLRSPFTVYQEAYYPTETSAYAHILLPATQWSEKTGVMTNSERRVTLCPGFDPPSGEARDDWKIFAEVGRRLGFAEHFAFDSSADIYKEYVQLTGGRPCDVTGLSHEYLRQMGPQQWPCPENQPLHPATEAKRLYTDRRFHTPDARARFSAYHSRGLAEPPDPDYPFVLTTGRVYGHWHTMTRTGRTDKINQLHPQPFLEIHPRDAAKLQIKEGDLLEVRSRRGKAQFPAKVTKAIAPGTLFVPMHWGALWAKSAEANAMTHATSCPDSKQPELKACAVQLVLVGAETDPEVVAEVGEFNWAKSTVTVSN, encoded by the coding sequence ATGGAAACTATAAAAACTCTTTGCCCTTACTGCGGTGTAGGTTGCGGTCTAGAAGTTGTTGCAGACAAAAAACAAACTTGGAAAGTCCGGGGCGATCGCAATCACCCATCAAGTCAGGGTATGGTTTGTATCAAAGGAGCAACCGTTACAGAGTCTATTCGCAGCGATCGGCTACTGCATCCGATGATGCGAGATACTCTCGACCAACCGTTCCGCCGCGCTAGTTGGGACGAAGCTCTCGATGCCATTGTTAACCGCATCCAAACAATTCGCTGCAGCACCGGCCCAGACGCTCTGTGCGTTTACGGTTCCGGTCAATTCGCTACAGAAGATTATTATATTGCTCAGAAACTGATCAAAGGTTGTCTGGGAACTAATAATTTTGATGCGAATTCTCGATTGTGTATGTCTTCAGCAGTTTCGGGATACGTTCAAAGTTTTGGTTCGGACGGGCCGCCTTGCTGTTACGACGATTTAGAGTTAACTGATTGCGCTTTTATTATCGGCAGCAATACAGCAGAATGTCATCCGATTGTATTTAACCGATTAGCAAAGTACCACAAAAAGCACCCCAATGTCAAGATGGTTGTGGTAGACCCGAGGCGGACTCCGACTGCTGAAGCTGCGGATTTGCACTTGGCAATTAAACCGGGGACGGATATAGATTTACTCAACGGAATTGCGTATTTGCTGTTGCGAAAGCGGGCAATAGATCCGGAATTTATTGAAGAATGCACGGTGAATTTTGCAGTTTTTGCAGAAGTTGTCAGCAGCTACACGCCGGATTTTGTAGCCTCGCGCTGTGGAATTACTGTCACCGAGTTAGAAACGGCCGCCAGTTACTGGGAACAGTCGCAGCGGGTGTTGTCGCTGTGGTCGATGGGCATCAACCAATCCTCCGAAGGTACGGCAAAGGTGCGATCGCTAATTAATTTGCACTTGATGACCGGTCAAATCGGTAAACCGGGATGCGGCCCGTTTTCCCTGACCGGCCAGCCAAACGCCATGGGAGGCAGGGAAGCGGGCGGACTGTCTAACTTACTCCCAGGATATCGGCTTGTCAAAAATGCCGAACACAGAACCCAAGTCGAGGAGTTTTGGGGAATCGCACCGGGAAGCATTTCCCCGAATCCGGGCCGCAGTGCTTGGGATATGATTACCGGTTTGGAAACTGGCGATGTGGAGTTGCTGTGGATTGCAGCTACTAATCCAGTGGTGAGTATGCCGGATTTGGAACGTACAAAAGCCGCTTTACTGCGATCGCCCTTTACCGTTTATCAAGAAGCCTACTATCCCACGGAAACCTCAGCCTACGCGCACATCCTGCTGCCGGCAACCCAGTGGAGCGAAAAAACCGGAGTGATGACCAATTCCGAACGCCGCGTGACGCTTTGTCCCGGTTTCGATCCACCATCCGGGGAAGCCCGCGACGACTGGAAGATTTTCGCAGAAGTCGGCCGCCGCTTGGGTTTTGCCGAACACTTTGCTTTCGACAGCAGCGCTGACATATACAAAGAGTACGTCCAGTTGACAGGGGGCAGGCCTTGCGACGTAACAGGCCTCAGCCACGAGTATCTGCGCCAGATGGGCCCCCAACAATGGCCGTGTCCCGAAAATCAGCCTTTACATCCAGCGACTGAAGCGAAACGGCTGTACACTGATAGGCGTTTTCACACTCCCGACGCCAGGGCGAGATTTTCGGCCTATCACTCCCGGGGACTAGCCGAACCTCCAGATCCAGATTATCCGTTTGTGTTGACTACGGGGAGAGTTTACGGGCACTGGCACACAATGACGCGCACGGGCAGAACCGACAAAATTAATCAATTGCACCCGCAACCATTTTTGGAAATTCACCCCCGCGATGCTGCGAAATTGCAGATTAAGGAGGGGGATTTGCTCGAAGTTCGATCGCGCCGCGGCAAGGCGCAGTTTCCAGCAAAAGTCACCAAGGCGATCGCCCCTGGTACGCTATTTGTACCGATGCACTGGGGTGCTCTGTGGGCAAAATCTGCTGAAGCCAATGCCATGACTCACGCCACAAGCTGTCCGGATTCCAAACAGCCCGAATTAAAAGCTTGTGCGGTGCAGTTGGTACTCGTGGGCGCAGAAACCGATCCCGAAGTTGTCGCAGAAGTTGGGGAATTTAATTGGGCAAAATCCACCGTCACGGTCTCGAATTGA